One Haloplanus vescus DNA window includes the following coding sequences:
- the hflX gene encoding GTPase HflX codes for MKAVVAKRVERGTADLTEIKDLAQAAGYEVVGELTQTREEDAAYAFGEGKADELAALTAESGADTVIVDNRLGPYQTYNIGGKLPEGVEVVDRFTLILDIFGQRAQTRKAQLQVELAELRYELPRAEAKTSLATRDERPGFMGLGEYDQSRERDIKNQIAEIKRELDAIADKAETRREQRRESGFDLVALAGYTNAGKSTLMRRLAAELDVDENEDRHPDLETTAESEDRLFTTLGTTTRRADTGQRDVLLTDTVGFVSDLPHWLVESFESTLDSVYHADLVLLVVDASEDVEEMREKLVTCHDTLYERNEAPIVTVLNKIDRVDDEELAEKREALAALAPNPVAVSGLTGERVDALRDRIEDELPDWQFERLVLPLGDDTMSLVSWVHDHANVEREDYEGEQVTLEFEARPAIIERARAKASDLATVESV; via the coding sequence ATGAAGGCGGTCGTCGCCAAGCGCGTCGAGCGCGGAACCGCCGACCTGACCGAAATCAAAGACCTCGCCCAAGCGGCGGGCTACGAGGTCGTCGGCGAACTCACTCAGACCCGCGAGGAGGACGCCGCCTACGCGTTTGGCGAGGGGAAAGCCGACGAACTCGCCGCGCTGACGGCCGAATCCGGCGCCGATACTGTCATCGTCGACAACCGACTCGGACCATACCAGACGTACAACATCGGCGGGAAACTGCCGGAGGGCGTCGAGGTCGTCGACCGCTTCACCCTCATTCTCGACATCTTCGGCCAGCGCGCCCAGACCCGCAAGGCGCAACTGCAGGTCGAACTCGCGGAACTGCGCTACGAACTCCCGCGGGCGGAGGCCAAGACGAGTCTCGCCACGCGCGACGAGCGCCCCGGCTTTATGGGCCTCGGGGAGTACGACCAGAGCCGCGAGCGCGACATCAAAAACCAAATCGCGGAAATCAAACGCGAACTCGACGCCATCGCGGACAAGGCGGAGACACGGCGCGAGCAACGGCGCGAGTCGGGGTTCGACCTCGTGGCGCTCGCGGGCTACACGAACGCCGGCAAGTCGACGCTGATGCGGCGACTCGCCGCCGAACTCGACGTGGACGAGAACGAGGACCGACACCCGGACCTCGAAACCACCGCCGAGAGCGAGGACCGCCTGTTCACGACGCTCGGGACGACCACCCGCCGCGCCGACACCGGGCAACGCGATGTCCTCCTCACCGACACGGTCGGATTCGTCTCGGACCTGCCCCACTGGCTGGTCGAGTCGTTCGAGTCCACGCTGGACTCCGTCTATCACGCCGACCTCGTCCTCCTCGTCGTCGACGCGAGCGAGGACGTCGAGGAGATGCGGGAGAAACTCGTCACCTGTCACGACACGCTGTACGAACGCAACGAGGCGCCCATCGTCACCGTGTTGAACAAAATCGACCGCGTCGACGACGAGGAACTCGCGGAGAAACGCGAGGCGCTGGCGGCGCTGGCGCCCAACCCCGTCGCCGTCTCGGGGTTGACCGGCGAACGCGTCGACGCGCTCCGTGACCGCATCGAGGACGAACTCCCCGACTGGCAGTTCGAGCGACTCGTCCTCCCCCTCGGCGACGACACGATGAGTCTCGTCTCGTGGGTCCACGACCACGCGAACGTCGAACGCGAGGACTACGAGGGCGAACAGGTGACGCTGGAGTTCGAGGCCCGTCCCGCCATTATCGAACGCGCCCGGGCGAAGGCGAGTGACCTCGCCACTGTCGAATCAGTCTAG
- a CDS encoding FUN14 domain-containing protein, translating into MDGLLVALQLGIDPQQLGLEFGGGAAIGGIIGFAAKKLAKIIAIIVGLELALFKFLESREILSVDWSALSAGMLKTGSNAASGPPGWVSTILSTLSVSAGFTGGFLLGFRRG; encoded by the coding sequence ATGGACGGACTGCTCGTCGCGTTACAACTGGGGATCGACCCGCAGCAACTCGGCCTCGAGTTCGGTGGCGGGGCCGCAATCGGGGGCATCATCGGTTTCGCGGCCAAGAAACTCGCCAAGATCATCGCCATCATCGTCGGCCTCGAACTCGCACTGTTCAAATTCTTGGAGTCGCGTGAGATTCTCAGCGTCGACTGGTCGGCGCTCTCGGCGGGGATGCTGAAGACGGGGTCGAACGCGGCGAGCGGTCCGCCGGGCTGGGTGTCGACCATCCTCTCGACGCTCTCGGTGTCGGCCGGCTTCACCGGCGGCTTCCTGCTCGGCTTCCGGCGCGGATAG
- a CDS encoding ribosome assembly factor SBDS — MISLDEAVTARLESHGERFEVLIDPDAALAIKRGEFDGDLEDVIAAEDVFENASRGDRPAEADLEEVFGTTDPLEIIPEVVREGEIQITAEQREQMQEQKRKQLINRIARNAVNPQMDDAPHPPERIERALEEAGFRVDPMERIETQVDEALDALRPVIPIRFAEVTVAVQVPAEYAGSAQAKIRQFGELEREEWQADGSWVGVLTFPAGMQNEFYDLVNELTSGEAETRIVKDEDDLNVR, encoded by the coding sequence ATGATTTCGCTCGACGAGGCCGTCACGGCGCGCCTCGAATCCCACGGCGAGCGGTTCGAGGTACTGATCGACCCCGACGCCGCACTCGCCATCAAGCGCGGCGAGTTCGACGGCGACCTAGAGGACGTCATCGCCGCCGAGGACGTCTTCGAGAACGCCTCGCGCGGCGACCGACCCGCCGAAGCGGACCTCGAAGAGGTGTTCGGGACGACCGACCCGCTGGAGATAATTCCGGAGGTGGTCAGGGAAGGCGAAATCCAGATTACTGCCGAACAGCGCGAGCAGATGCAGGAACAGAAGCGCAAGCAGTTGATCAACCGAATCGCGCGCAACGCGGTCAATCCGCAGATGGACGACGCGCCCCACCCGCCCGAGCGCATCGAGCGCGCACTCGAAGAGGCCGGCTTCCGCGTCGACCCCATGGAACGCATCGAGACGCAGGTGGACGAGGCCCTCGACGCACTCCGCCCCGTCATCCCCATCCGCTTCGCGGAGGTGACGGTGGCGGTCCAAGTCCCCGCCGAGTACGCCGGGAGCGCGCAGGCGAAGATTCGGCAGTTCGGCGAGTTAGAGCGCGAGGAGTGGCAGGCCGACGGCTCGTGGGTCGGCGTGCTCACCTTCCCGGCAGGGATGCAAAACGAGTTCTACGACCTGGTGAACGAGCTGACGAGCGGCGAAGCAGAGACGCGCATCGTCAAGGACGAAGACGACCTGAACGTGCGCTAA
- the trxA gene encoding thioredoxin yields MSTSTADPSEPIHVESAEHLSELVEDNAVVLVDYYADWCGPCKMLEPTVEEIAAETDAVVLKVDIDALQELAQDRGIQSVPTLEFYANGEQAERLIGVQDKDTLLSTIEDLS; encoded by the coding sequence ATGAGCACGTCGACTGCCGACCCGTCGGAACCGATTCACGTCGAAAGCGCCGAGCACCTGTCCGAACTCGTGGAGGACAACGCCGTCGTCCTCGTGGACTACTACGCGGACTGGTGTGGTCCCTGCAAGATGCTGGAGCCGACCGTCGAGGAAATCGCCGCCGAGACCGATGCCGTCGTGCTGAAAGTCGACATCGACGCACTCCAGGAACTGGCACAGGACCGCGGCATCCAGAGCGTCCCGACGCTGGAGTTCTACGCCAACGGCGAGCAGGCCGAGCGTCTCATCGGCGTGCAGGACAAGGACACGCTCCTCTCGACCATCGAGGACCTCTCCTAA
- a CDS encoding 2,5-diamino-6-(ribosylamino)-4(3H)-pyrimidinone 5'-phosphate reductase, protein MEVVVNAATSVDGKLSTRERRQVRISGEADFDRVDRLRAAADAVLVGVGTVLADDPHLGVKAEQRRVERLRNGRPANPARVVADSRARTPPDATCLNDDAETYLLVSAAAPEDRVERLREAGATVIEAGAERVDLAAALADLEAEGVARLLAEGGGELIYSLFEAGLVDELSVFVGSLVIGGRDAPTLADGEGFVEEFPSLELAAVERVDDGVVLEYRVD, encoded by the coding sequence ATGGAAGTCGTCGTCAACGCGGCGACCAGCGTCGACGGCAAGCTGTCGACCCGAGAGCGTCGGCAGGTCCGCATCTCGGGCGAGGCGGATTTCGACCGCGTCGACCGCCTCCGCGCCGCCGCCGACGCCGTCCTCGTGGGTGTCGGGACCGTTCTCGCGGACGACCCCCATCTCGGCGTGAAGGCCGAACAGCGGCGGGTCGAACGCCTTCGCAACGGCCGACCGGCGAATCCGGCCCGCGTCGTCGCCGACTCCCGGGCCCGCACCCCACCCGACGCGACGTGTCTGAACGACGATGCCGAGACGTATCTGCTCGTCTCGGCGGCGGCGCCCGAGGACCGCGTCGAACGACTGCGCGAGGCGGGGGCGACGGTCATCGAGGCCGGGGCCGAGCGGGTCGACCTCGCGGCGGCGCTGGCCGACCTCGAAGCCGAGGGTGTGGCTCGACTGCTGGCGGAGGGGGGCGGCGAACTCATCTACTCGCTGTTCGAGGCGGGCTTGGTCGACGAACTCAGCGTGTTCGTCGGGTCGCTGGTCATCGGGGGACGAGACGCGCCCACACTGGCGGACGGCGAGGGCTTCGTCGAGGAGTTCCCGTCGCTCGAACTGGCCGCCGTCGAGCGCGTAGACGACGGCGTCGTCCTCGAATACCGGGTCGACTAG
- a CDS encoding Single-stranded DNA binding protein produces the protein MQLDDHAEELASDLGVDKAEVKADLESLLEYNVPVEEAKASIRRNHGGDSGSSSSAPTAKSLADVSPDDGSVTATVRVLTKGTRSIRYQGEDQVIREGEFADETGIISYTAWEEFDFEPGDSVTVGNANVREWEGRPELNLGTNTTVAAATETVETPYEVGGDRDLIDLEPGDRGRAVEVRVQELDDRTIDGRDGETEILSGVVADETARLPLTDWDPHPELEAGASVRLEDVYVREYRGVPQVNVTEFSTVRPLDREVSDPETAPRMRVGEAVDTGGLFDVELVGNVIEVRDGSGLIERCPDCGRVVQNGQCRAHGDVDGEDDLRVKAILDDGTGTVTTVLDTDLTSEVYGGDIEDAKEEARDAMDKEVVADAIRERIVGREFRVRGSLSVDEYGANLDAETFEESGDDPADRASELLAGVAR, from the coding sequence ATGCAACTCGACGACCATGCCGAGGAGCTCGCCTCCGACCTCGGCGTAGACAAAGCGGAGGTCAAAGCGGACCTGGAGAGCCTACTCGAATACAACGTGCCGGTCGAGGAAGCCAAAGCGAGCATCCGCCGGAACCACGGCGGCGATAGCGGGTCGTCGTCGTCCGCGCCGACGGCCAAATCGCTCGCCGACGTTTCCCCCGACGACGGCTCCGTCACCGCCACCGTCCGCGTGTTGACCAAGGGGACTCGCTCGATTCGCTATCAGGGCGAGGACCAGGTCATCCGCGAGGGCGAGTTCGCCGACGAGACGGGGATTATATCCTACACCGCGTGGGAGGAGTTCGACTTCGAACCCGGTGACTCGGTCACCGTCGGCAACGCGAACGTCCGCGAGTGGGAGGGACGGCCCGAACTCAACCTCGGGACGAACACCACCGTCGCGGCGGCCACCGAGACGGTCGAGACGCCGTACGAGGTGGGCGGTGACCGCGACCTGATCGACCTCGAACCCGGCGACCGAGGCCGGGCGGTCGAGGTCCGCGTCCAGGAACTCGACGACCGGACCATCGACGGCCGCGACGGCGAGACGGAGATTCTCTCCGGCGTCGTCGCCGACGAGACGGCCCGCCTCCCCCTCACGGATTGGGACCCCCATCCCGAACTCGAAGCGGGGGCGTCCGTCCGCCTCGAAGACGTCTACGTCCGCGAGTACCGCGGCGTGCCACAGGTGAACGTCACGGAGTTCTCGACGGTCCGACCCCTCGACCGCGAGGTGAGCGACCCCGAGACGGCGCCGCGGATGCGCGTCGGCGAGGCCGTCGACACCGGCGGCCTGTTCGACGTGGAACTCGTCGGCAACGTCATCGAGGTGCGTGACGGCTCCGGCCTCATCGAGCGCTGTCCCGACTGCGGGCGCGTCGTCCAGAACGGGCAGTGCCGTGCCCACGGCGACGTGGACGGCGAGGACGACCTGCGCGTGAAGGCCATCCTCGACGACGGCACGGGCACCGTCACGACCGTCCTCGACACCGACCTCACCAGCGAGGTGTACGGTGGCGACATCGAGGACGCGAAGGAGGAAGCCCGCGACGCGATGGACAAAGAAGTCGTCGCCGACGCCATCCGTGAGCGAATCGTCGGGCGCGAGTTCCGCGTCCGCGGGTCGCTCTCGGTCGACGAGTACGGCGCCAACCTCGACGCCGAGACGTTCGAGGAGTCCGGGGACGACCCGGCCGACCGCGCGAGCGAACTCCTCGCGGGGGTGGCGCGATGA
- a CDS encoding RPA family protein: MSATDDGPGRREVAHRLFAAEFDDATVSYAESDEERAPKYVVTPTGARVNRLFAVGVLTEVESVNEDVLRTRVVDPTGAFVSYAGQYQPDAAAFFERADPPAFVALTGKARTFEPDDGDRVYTSVRPESVSTVDAETRDRWTVSAAEATLRRVAAMADAHAMDLRGDELEAALREAGYDESLAAGIPIALERYGTSIAYLDAVRELALDALEVVAGDRDEVRALDVAPDDAGTTSLGPLPEAVQRDTESVERATPKSAVDSDETATTDADTEPDATDDPATPEADTEPDATDDPATPDESATPDESTATADVDTVSETAASPDDAAESTATDETESEPTPAETEPDDVAAETSEPSTSTEQSTEAASDADDPASPDESADADDIGEPADTSGLDESADTGDLGEFDDDDDLYELDEEERAEVEAEFDVGFESGAEVGDPGEADIDVPGPEDLEEGVGEVAEETQDEADDTVDDADAEAADEDVDLETAAVDVMADLDEGNGVPHDDVVAAVVDEHGADPGAVADAIDDALMSGKCYEPSEDRLKAI, translated from the coding sequence ATGAGCGCCACCGACGACGGGCCGGGCCGGCGCGAGGTGGCCCACCGCCTCTTCGCCGCCGAGTTCGACGACGCCACCGTCTCCTACGCCGAGAGCGACGAGGAGCGAGCGCCGAAATACGTCGTCACGCCGACGGGCGCGCGGGTGAACCGCCTGTTCGCCGTCGGCGTCCTGACCGAAGTCGAATCGGTCAACGAGGACGTGCTCCGGACGCGCGTGGTCGACCCCACGGGCGCGTTCGTCTCCTACGCCGGCCAGTACCAACCCGACGCCGCCGCCTTCTTCGAGCGCGCCGACCCGCCGGCGTTCGTCGCGCTCACGGGCAAGGCTCGAACCTTCGAACCCGACGACGGCGACCGGGTGTACACGTCGGTCCGCCCCGAGAGCGTCTCGACGGTCGACGCCGAGACGCGCGACCGGTGGACCGTCTCCGCCGCCGAGGCGACGCTTCGCCGTGTCGCCGCGATGGCAGACGCCCACGCGATGGACCTCCGTGGCGACGAACTCGAAGCCGCGCTCCGCGAGGCGGGCTACGACGAGTCGCTCGCGGCGGGCATCCCCATCGCCCTCGAACGCTACGGGACGAGCATCGCCTACCTCGACGCCGTTCGCGAGCTGGCACTCGACGCGCTGGAAGTCGTCGCCGGTGACCGCGACGAGGTGCGCGCCCTCGACGTGGCGCCCGACGACGCGGGCACCACCTCGCTCGGCCCGCTTCCCGAGGCGGTGCAGCGCGATACCGAGTCGGTCGAGCGAGCGACCCCGAAGAGCGCCGTCGACTCCGACGAGACGGCGACGACCGACGCCGATACGGAACCTGACGCGACCGACGACCCGGCGACGCCCGAAGCCGATACGGAACCTGACGCGACTGACGACCCGGCGACGCCGGACGAGTCGGCAACGCCGGACGAATCGACGGCAACGGCCGACGTAGACACCGTATCGGAGACTGCGGCGTCGCCCGACGACGCCGCGGAATCGACGGCGACCGACGAGACGGAGAGCGAACCGACGCCCGCCGAGACGGAACCCGACGACGTTGCCGCCGAGACGAGCGAACCGTCGACAAGCACGGAGCAGTCCACCGAAGCTGCGAGCGACGCCGACGACCCCGCCAGTCCCGATGAATCCGCCGACGCCGACGACATCGGCGAACCAGCCGACACTAGCGGCCTCGACGAATCCGCCGACACCGGCGACCTCGGCGAATTCGACGACGACGACGACCTCTACGAGCTCGACGAGGAGGAACGCGCCGAGGTGGAAGCCGAGTTCGACGTCGGCTTCGAGAGCGGCGCGGAGGTCGGCGACCCGGGCGAGGCCGATATCGATGTCCCCGGCCCCGAGGACTTGGAGGAAGGCGTCGGCGAGGTGGCCGAAGAGACACAGGACGAGGCCGACGACACCGTCGACGACGCGGACGCAGAGGCGGCCGACGAAGACGTCGACCTCGAAACCGCGGCAGTCGACGTCATGGCCGACCTCGACGAGGGCAACGGCGTCCCCCACGACGACGTGGTGGCGGCGGTGGTCGACGAACACGGTGCCGACCCCGGCGCCGTCGCCGACGCCATCGACGACGCGCTCATGAGCGGGAAGTGCTACGAGCCGAGCGAGGACCGCCTGAAGGCGATCTGA
- a CDS encoding metallophosphoesterase — translation MSVARVEPVPGEPAAVADCGGEQALVVADYHAGIETGLRYERGVELRSNAEARRQRLCALCDRTDPDRVVVLGDLIHRIGDPERGEDDEIEALLDALDARSTPLTLVPGNHDGGVADAYGDRLDVTDPGGVRLGDVGFVHGHTWPDRSVLGAATVCMGHEHPQVRLEDEVGGGRAEKAWLRGRLRIDPFADHFGVATESLAWGDPELVVFPAFNDRSGGTWVNVEGQSFLSPFLPDALADDAEAYLLDGTRLGAYRRV, via the coding sequence CTGAGCGTGGCACGCGTCGAACCGGTGCCGGGCGAACCGGCCGCCGTCGCCGACTGCGGGGGTGAACAGGCCCTCGTCGTCGCCGACTACCACGCGGGCATTGAGACTGGCCTCCGCTACGAGCGCGGGGTGGAACTCCGGAGCAACGCCGAGGCGCGCCGCCAGCGACTCTGCGCACTCTGTGACCGCACCGACCCGGACCGTGTGGTCGTCCTCGGCGACCTGATTCACCGCATCGGCGACCCCGAACGCGGCGAGGACGACGAAATCGAGGCGTTGCTCGACGCCCTTGACGCGCGGTCGACGCCCCTGACGCTCGTCCCCGGCAACCACGACGGCGGCGTCGCGGACGCCTACGGCGACCGACTGGACGTGACTGACCCCGGCGGCGTTAGACTGGGCGACGTGGGCTTCGTCCACGGCCACACGTGGCCCGACCGCTCCGTCCTCGGCGCCGCGACGGTCTGTATGGGTCACGAACACCCGCAGGTCCGCTTGGAGGACGAGGTGGGCGGTGGCCGCGCCGAGAAGGCGTGGCTCCGGGGGCGACTCCGCATCGACCCGTTCGCGGACCACTTCGGCGTGGCCACCGAATCCTTGGCGTGGGGCGACCCCGAACTCGTCGTCTTCCCGGCGTTCAACGACCGCTCGGGCGGGACGTGGGTCAACGTCGAGGGGCAGTCGTTCCTCTCGCCGTTCCTCCCCGACGCCCTCGCTGACGACGCCGAGGCGTACCTCCTCGACGGGACGCGTCTCGGCGCCTATCGGCGGGTCTGA
- a CDS encoding DEAD/DEAH box helicase translates to MADGTLDGMDAFTHLGERVRAALSERGFTTPTEPQRRAIPPLAAGENALVLAPTGTGKTETAMLPVFDAIYRAEDRFGISALYITPLRALNRDMRDRLDWWGEYLDVEVDVRHGDTTQYQRGKQADDPPDVLVTTPETLQAMLTGEKLRTALEDIEHVVVDEVHELASSKRGAQLTVGLERLRTLAGSFQRIGLSATVGSPEEVGRFLTGDRGCSLVEVDAGTNVDFRVRNPDPTDEDERLAGELATDVDIASHVRAIRDIVAEHESTLVFVNTRQTAEALGSRFKRLDAPIGVHHGSLSKEARIDIEKAFKSGEVDGLVCTSSMELGIDVGRVDHVVQYGSPREVARLLQRVGRAGHRRDAVSEGTILVDHPDDTLEALAIARRAVAGEVESASIHHGSLDVVANQIVGLVMDHGEIHAREAYETLTAAYPFRDLSEAQFQEVVRECSDNRLLWLDEDADRLEKSGGTWRYFYANLSMIPDEETYEVYDLSSRETIGTLDEKFVLNFATPGEVFIQRGEMWRITEVDEEETQVEVTPIEDPAGEVPSWTGKEIPVPAAVAGEVGEMRGVATDQFGRGADRTAVAREFLPRYPGDERTVSEGLEPVERQVDAEAPTPTNDRIVVEGQGRTVVVNAAFGHEVNETLGRLCSALVGQRTGSSVGMEVDPYRIELEVPGRSGPNEVVDVLESTDPAHVEGLLELALKNSGTLKFTLAQVAAKFGALKRYQGQGRFGADRLLAALEDTPIYDEAVREVFHTELAVEETARVLERIQSGEIELVTARELTPLGTGGRSSGRELLVPENADASVVETLKERIQNDRVILACLHCTDWTRKTKVKRVPDQPRCPECESTRIASLNPWAEEVVKAVRANEKDDEQERMTERAYRSANLVQSHGKQAVVAMAARGVGPHNAARIIAKLREDEADFYRDILEQERQYARTQSFWD, encoded by the coding sequence ATGGCAGACGGAACGCTCGACGGGATGGACGCCTTCACCCACCTCGGCGAGCGAGTGCGGGCCGCGCTCTCGGAACGGGGATTCACCACCCCGACGGAGCCACAGCGACGGGCCATCCCCCCGCTCGCGGCGGGCGAGAACGCACTCGTCCTCGCGCCGACGGGCACGGGCAAGACGGAGACGGCGATGCTCCCCGTCTTCGACGCAATCTATCGCGCCGAGGACCGCTTCGGCATCTCCGCGCTCTACATCACGCCCCTCCGCGCGCTCAACCGCGACATGCGCGACCGACTGGACTGGTGGGGCGAGTATCTCGACGTCGAGGTGGACGTACGCCACGGCGACACCACGCAGTACCAACGCGGCAAGCAGGCCGACGACCCGCCGGACGTGCTGGTGACGACGCCCGAGACGCTACAGGCGATGCTGACCGGCGAGAAGTTGCGGACGGCGCTCGAAGACATCGAACACGTCGTCGTCGACGAGGTGCACGAACTCGCGTCGTCGAAGCGAGGCGCGCAGTTGACGGTGGGACTCGAACGCCTCCGCACGCTCGCGGGGTCGTTCCAGCGTATCGGCCTGTCGGCGACGGTCGGGTCGCCCGAGGAGGTAGGTCGCTTCCTGACCGGCGACCGAGGCTGTTCGCTCGTGGAAGTCGACGCCGGCACCAACGTCGACTTCCGGGTGCGGAACCCCGACCCGACCGACGAGGACGAACGGCTGGCGGGCGAACTCGCGACCGACGTCGACATCGCGAGTCACGTCCGCGCGATTCGCGACATCGTCGCCGAGCACGAGTCGACGCTGGTGTTCGTCAACACGCGCCAAACCGCGGAGGCGCTCGGCTCGCGGTTCAAGCGTCTCGACGCCCCCATCGGCGTCCACCACGGGTCGCTCTCGAAGGAAGCACGCATCGACATCGAGAAAGCGTTCAAGAGCGGCGAGGTCGACGGCCTCGTCTGTACGTCGTCGATGGAGCTCGGCATCGACGTGGGGCGGGTGGACCACGTCGTCCAGTACGGCAGTCCGCGCGAGGTGGCTCGCCTCCTCCAGCGAGTGGGGCGGGCGGGCCACCGCCGCGACGCCGTCTCCGAGGGGACGATTCTCGTCGACCACCCCGACGACACGCTGGAGGCCCTCGCCATCGCCCGCCGCGCCGTCGCGGGCGAGGTGGAGTCGGCCTCGATTCATCACGGCAGTCTCGACGTAGTGGCAAATCAGATAGTCGGCCTCGTGATGGACCACGGCGAGATTCACGCCCGCGAGGCGTACGAGACGCTGACGGCGGCGTACCCCTTCCGTGACCTCTCGGAGGCGCAGTTCCAAGAGGTGGTGCGGGAGTGTTCGGACAACCGACTCCTGTGGTTGGACGAGGACGCCGACCGCTTGGAGAAGTCGGGTGGGACGTGGCGGTACTTCTACGCCAACCTCTCGATGATTCCCGACGAGGAGACCTACGAGGTGTACGACCTCTCCTCGCGGGAGACCATCGGCACCCTGGACGAGAAGTTCGTCCTCAACTTCGCCACGCCGGGCGAAGTGTTCATCCAGCGCGGCGAGATGTGGCGCATCACCGAAGTCGACGAGGAGGAGACACAGGTCGAGGTGACGCCCATCGAGGACCCGGCGGGCGAGGTGCCGTCGTGGACGGGCAAGGAGATTCCGGTCCCTGCCGCTGTCGCGGGCGAAGTGGGGGAGATGCGCGGTGTCGCCACCGACCAGTTCGGCCGGGGCGCCGACCGAACCGCCGTCGCCCGCGAGTTCCTCCCGCGCTATCCCGGCGACGAGCGCACCGTGAGCGAGGGCCTCGAACCCGTCGAGCGACAGGTCGACGCCGAGGCGCCGACGCCGACGAACGACCGCATCGTCGTCGAGGGACAGGGCCGGACCGTCGTCGTCAACGCCGCCTTCGGCCACGAGGTGAACGAGACGCTCGGCCGACTGTGCTCGGCGCTCGTCGGTCAGCGCACCGGATCGTCGGTGGGGATGGAGGTCGACCCCTACCGCATCGAACTCGAAGTCCCCGGCCGAAGTGGGCCGAACGAGGTGGTCGACGTGTTGGAGTCGACCGACCCCGCTCACGTCGAGGGCCTCCTCGAACTCGCCCTGAAGAACTCGGGGACGCTGAAGTTCACGCTCGCGCAGGTGGCGGCGAAGTTCGGCGCGCTCAAGCGATACCAAGGGCAGGGTCGGTTCGGCGCCGACCGCTTGCTCGCCGCCCTCGAGGACACGCCCATCTACGACGAGGCAGTCCGCGAAGTGTTCCATACGGAACTCGCCGTCGAGGAGACGGCGCGGGTACTCGAACGGATTCAGTCGGGCGAGATAGAACTGGTGACCGCACGCGAGTTGACGCCGCTCGGCACCGGCGGGCGGTCGAGCGGGCGCGAACTCCTCGTCCCCGAGAACGCCGACGCGAGCGTCGTCGAGACGCTGAAAGAGCGGATTCAGAACGACCGCGTCATCCTCGCCTGCCTCCACTGCACGGACTGGACGCGCAAGACGAAGGTGAAACGCGTCCCAGACCAGCCCCGGTGTCCCGAGTGCGAGTCGACGCGAATCGCGTCGCTCAACCCGTGGGCCGAGGAGGTGGTGAAGGCGGTTCGCGCGAACGAGAAAGACGACGAACAGGAGCGAATGACCGAACGCGCCTACCGCTCGGCCAACTTGGTCCAGAGCCACGGCAAGCAGGCCGTCGTCGCCATGGCCGCCCGCGGCGTCGGCCCGCACAACGCCGCCCGCATCATCGCCAAACTCCGCGAGGACGAGGCCGACTTCTATCGCGACATCCTCGAACAGGAGCGCCAGTACGCCCGCACGCAGTCGTTCTGGGACTAA
- a CDS encoding DUF7835 family putative zinc beta-ribbon protein — protein MISDTPDSTAEHCSACGAEQSLDISVEILTENPAGENAAFSREPYRIVECRVCGTTTKTRMNDA, from the coding sequence ATGATAAGTGACACGCCCGACTCGACCGCCGAGCACTGTAGCGCGTGTGGGGCAGAGCAATCGCTCGATATCTCGGTGGAGATTCTCACCGAGAACCCGGCAGGGGAGAACGCGGCGTTCTCGCGAGAGCCCTATCGAATCGTCGAGTGTCGCGTCTGCGGCACGACGACGAAAACGCGGATGAACGACGCTTAG